In Zingiber officinale cultivar Zhangliang chromosome 11B, Zo_v1.1, whole genome shotgun sequence, a single window of DNA contains:
- the LOC122033865 gene encoding zinc finger AN1 domain-containing stress-associated protein 15-like: MAGERCDLNKGEAEILKPSSSSSSSSPSILPQLSPQGFEALKRPERFQAPTVPISCLPKTEEDCHPSPTIQSIKRCLICRKRVGLTDFRCHCSDLFCKLHRYSDSHDCSFDYKAPGREQIAKANPFIRAAKIIKI, translated from the coding sequence ATGGCAGGGGAAAGGTGTGATCTTAACAAGGGCGAAGCGGAGATTCTCaaaccttcttcctcttcttcttcctcttccccttctaTTTTGCCGCAGCTTTCCCCTCAAGGATTTGAAGCTCTGAAGAGGCCTGAGAGATTCCAGGCACCTACTGTTCCGATTTCCTGCCTGCCGAAGACCGAGGAAGACTGTCATCCATCCCCAACCATTCAGTCCATTAAGCGTTGCTTGATCTGCAGGAAAAGGGTGGGCTTGACCGACTTCCGGTGCCACTGCAGCGATCTCTTCTGCAAACTTCACCGGTACTCCGATTCCCATGACTGCTCATTCGATTACAAGGCGCCTGGAAGAGAACAAATCGCCAAGGCCAATCCTTTCATAAGAGCTGCGAAGATCATTAAAATATGA